The Candidatus Kryptobacter tengchongensis genome contains a region encoding:
- a CDS encoding Abnormal spindle-like microcephaly-assoc'd, ASPM-SPD-2-Hydin encodes MKGFFKLTSTVTLGLLIVFALLSLTSCKKQQPSGPSETIYISVSPSSLNFGYVPVNQSKDMPFVIKNGNNSTGRLTGALNVSGNGFSLQGATQFNLSPGESLSVYVRFAPASDGAFAGALSITHNATNLSSPLTIQLNGNGDATINQIVSLIQSGWQSFSNKNYNDAFAKFDQAVSLARTNSRYDSLQAEAECGRGWSRAYNREFQLAKNDLLSALAHQSASQNVTLNSKAGLAFVHHALNEFSSAIQRALEVLNANPNYVFVYDNRVYHKRLRLVLAQSYYTLGDFQNAASQLDIIDPAGAPHSTDPTVLLRQIQEMWSRL; translated from the coding sequence ATGAAAGGCTTTTTTAAGTTAACTTCAACTGTAACACTGGGTTTGCTAATTGTTTTCGCTCTCTTATCACTTACATCGTGCAAGAAACAACAACCATCTGGACCAAGTGAAACCATTTACATTAGCGTTTCGCCCAGCTCCCTTAACTTTGGATATGTTCCTGTAAATCAAAGTAAAGATATGCCATTTGTAATAAAGAATGGAAATAATTCAACAGGTAGATTAACTGGGGCTTTAAATGTAAGCGGGAATGGATTTTCACTTCAAGGTGCTACACAATTTAATTTATCCCCGGGTGAATCTCTTTCGGTTTATGTAAGATTTGCCCCAGCTTCAGATGGAGCTTTTGCAGGGGCTCTTTCAATTACGCATAATGCGACTAACCTTTCTTCACCTTTAACAATTCAATTAAATGGAAATGGCGATGCGACAATAAATCAAATCGTATCATTAATTCAATCTGGCTGGCAATCGTTTAGCAATAAAAATTATAACGACGCTTTCGCAAAGTTTGATCAGGCTGTTTCACTTGCGAGGACAAATTCAAGGTATGATAGTTTACAAGCCGAAGCAGAATGTGGTCGTGGGTGGTCAAGAGCATATAATCGTGAATTTCAACTTGCTAAAAATGATTTGTTAAGTGCACTTGCTCATCAAAGCGCATCTCAAAATGTCACCCTTAACTCAAAAGCTGGGCTTGCTTTCGTTCATCATGCGCTGAATGAATTTTCATCCGCAATTCAACGAGCGCTTGAGGTTTTAAATGCAAATCCAAATTATGTCTTCGTATATGACAATCGTGTGTATCATAAACGACTTCGCCTTGTCCTCGCCCAGTCATACTACACACTTGGAGATTTTCAGAACGCAGCAAGTCAGCTTGATATCATTGATCCTGCAGGAGCACCTCATTCAACTGATCCCACCGTTCTTCTAAGACAAATTCAGGAAATGTGGAGCAGGTTATGA
- a CDS encoding hydrogenase expression/formation protein HypC produces MCLGIPGKIIEIFEENGLKMGKVDFGGVVKTVCLEYIPDAQVGDYTVVHVGFGISKLNEQEAQEMLYYLEKMGFLRNELGD; encoded by the coding sequence ATGTGCCTTGGGATTCCAGGAAAAATAATTGAAATTTTTGAAGAGAATGGATTAAAAATGGGGAAAGTTGATTTTGGTGGAGTTGTTAAAACCGTTTGCCTTGAGTATATACCCGATGCGCAAGTTGGAGATTATACTGTAGTTCATGTCGGCTTTGGGATAAGCAAACTTAACGAACAAGAAGCTCAAGAGATGCTTTATTACCTTGAAAAAATGGGATTTTTAAGAAATGAACTCGGGGATTAA
- a CDS encoding hydrogenase expression/formation protein HypE, whose translation MNSGIKKTLHLGSDPDCMKFSSTYEKILLGHGSGGKLTSELIKNIFLPAFYNPYLSELGDQAIISINGLKIAFTTDSYVVDPIFFPGGNIGELAINGTVNDLAVGGAKPLFISAGFIIEEGFQISDLCLIVESMKKACERADVLLVTGDTKVVEKGKGDKIFINTSGIGVIDHDIEISPRRVKPGDKILINGPIGLHGIAILSKREGLEFEIEIQSDTAPLNHLVQDILSISKNIHWMRDPTRGGISSALNELAQSAKIGVEIWEPEIPIPEPVKAACEMLGLDPLYVANEGKLIVVVSPEDAEKVLETMQNNPFGKEARIIGEITEEHPGVVLMKTIIGGKRVVDMLAGEQLPRIC comes from the coding sequence ATGAACTCGGGGATTAAAAAAACTTTACACTTAGGATCAGATCCTGATTGCATGAAATTTTCCTCAACCTATGAAAAGATTTTACTCGGTCACGGAAGTGGAGGTAAATTAACAAGTGAACTTATAAAAAATATATTTCTTCCAGCTTTTTACAACCCTTATCTTTCAGAGCTTGGAGACCAGGCAATAATAAGCATAAACGGTTTAAAAATAGCTTTTACGACAGATTCATATGTTGTTGATCCAATTTTCTTTCCTGGTGGAAACATCGGGGAACTTGCGATAAATGGAACTGTAAACGATTTAGCCGTTGGAGGTGCAAAACCGCTATTCATAAGCGCGGGCTTCATAATTGAAGAAGGCTTCCAAATCTCAGATCTATGTTTAATCGTTGAAAGCATGAAAAAAGCATGCGAAAGAGCTGATGTGCTCCTTGTCACAGGCGACACTAAAGTTGTTGAAAAAGGAAAAGGTGATAAAATTTTTATCAACACATCTGGAATTGGGGTAATTGATCATGATATTGAAATTTCTCCGCGCAGAGTTAAACCTGGGGATAAAATTTTGATAAATGGTCCAATAGGATTACATGGGATAGCTATTTTATCAAAGCGCGAAGGCTTGGAATTTGAGATAGAAATTCAAAGTGATACAGCTCCGTTAAACCATCTTGTTCAGGATATTTTATCCATAAGTAAAAACATACACTGGATGCGTGATCCAACCCGAGGTGGTATATCAAGCGCGTTAAACGAACTCGCTCAATCTGCGAAAATTGGAGTTGAAATATGGGAACCGGAAATTCCAATACCTGAACCTGTCAAAGCAGCTTGTGAAATGCTTGGACTTGATCCACTTTATGTTGCTAACGAAGGTAAATTGATCGTAGTTGTATCACCAGAAGATGCAGAAAAAGTCCTTGAAACAATGCAAAATAATCCCTTCGGAAAAGAAGCAAGAATAATTGGCGAAATCACAGAAGAACATCCGGGAGTTGTCCTGATGAAAACTATCATCGGTGGGAAAAGAGTTGTTGATATGCTTGCTGGTGAACAACTCCCGAGAATATGCTAA